In Fusarium verticillioides 7600 chromosome 4, whole genome shotgun sequence, the following proteins share a genomic window:
- a CDS encoding cytochrome P450, family 51 (sterol 14-demethylase), which produces MDALYTNWRSLPLSLSIPITAFLIIVIATITNVIKQLWFPNPHRPPVVFHIFPLIGSTVQYGIDPYKFFFDCQAKYGDCFTFILLGKSTTVFLGPKGNDFILNGKHADLNAEDVYGKLTTPVFGREVVYDCSNARFMDQKRLLKLGLTTESLRCYIPKFVKEVEDYIATSPYFKGNTGIVNITEVMAEITIYTAAGSLLGNEVRSMFDSTFATLYRHLDDGFQPINFVMPGLPLPQNFRRDHARKVMEELFSDIIRKRREMGNQGDETDMVWTLMNAKYKDGEDLPNHHAARMLIAILMGGQHNTAASGAWLLLNLAHKPHLVKELYDEQVEVLGSPQEPLTWENLQKLTLNGQVIKETLRLHSPIHSILRQVKSPMRVPGTDWVVPPSHTLLASPGTQARSEEFFPRPMEWDPHRWDKIESLDDAKNGETVDYGFGMMSKSVSSPYLPFGAGRHRCVGENYAYAQLGAIIASFVRLLHIEQPDPKAPLPAPDYSSMFSRPMNPAVIRWTRRNAETG; this is translated from the exons atggaCGCCCTCTACACCAACTGGCGGTCTCTCCCGCTCTCATTATCAATCCCAATAACAgcttttctcatcatcgtcatcgcgACAATCACAAACGTCATTAAACAGCTCTGGTTCCCGAATCCTCACCGCCCTCCAGTCGTTTTTCATATCTTTCCACTCATCGGCAGCACAGTCCAGTATGGAATCGATCCGTATAAATTCTTCTTCGACTGTCAAGCCAAGTATGGAGATTGCTTCACGTTTATTCTGCTGGGTAAATCGACGACTGTCTTTTTAGGGCCGAAGGGGaatgacttcatcttgaatggGAAGCACGCGGATCTTAATGCTGAGGATGTTTATGGGAAGCTTACGACGCCGGTTTTCGGGAGGGAGGTTGTTTATGATTGCTCTAATGCGAGGTTTATGGATCAGAAGAGG CTTCTTAAGCTCGGTCTCACGACTGAGTCGTTGCGATGCTACATCCCCAAATTCGTCAAAGAAGTAGAAGACTACATCGCCACGTCACCATACTTCAAAGGTAACACCGGaatcgtcaacatcaccgaAGTAATGGCCGAGATCACAATCTACACTGCAGCAGGCTCCCTCCTCGGCAACGAAGTCCGCTCCATGTTCGATAGCACATTCGCAACGCTTTACCGACATCTCGACGATGGTTTCCAGCCCATAAACTTCGTCATGCCTGGTCTTCCCTTACCACAGAACTTCCGACGCGATCATGCGCGAAAGGTCATGGAAGAGCTTTTCAGCGATATCATTCGCAAGCGTCGTGAGATGGGCAATCAAGGTGATGAGACTGATATGGTTTGGACGCTTATGAATGCTAAATACAAGGATGGTGAGGATCTGCCGAATCATCATGCCGCGAGGATGTTGATTGCTATTCTTATGGGTGGACAGCATAACACTGCTGCGAGTGGTGCTTGGCTACTTCTCAACCTTGCGCATAAACCGCATCTGGTCAAGGAATTGTATGACGAACAAGTTGAGGTTTTGGGATCACCGCAGGAGCCCTTGACGTGGGAGAATTTACAGAAATTGACCCTCAATGGACAGGTCATCAAGGAAACTCTACGTCTTCACAGTCCAATTCATTCTATTCTCCGGCAGGTCAAATCACCTATGCGAGTTCCCGGCACAGACTGGGTagttcctccatctcatacACTTCTCGCTTCACCTGGTACACAAGCTCGATCTGAGGAATTCTTCCCTCGGCCTATGGAATGGGATCCTCATCGATGGGATAAGATCGAGTctcttgatgatgccaagaatGGGGAGACAGTCGATTATGGGTTCGGTATGATGAGCAAGTCCGTCAGCAGCCCGTATCTGCCTTTTGGTGCAGGGCGACATCGTTGTGTTGGGGAGAACTACGCATATGCACAGCTTGGTGCGATTATTGCATCGTTTGTGAGATTGCTTCATATTGAGCAGCCTGATCCTAAGGCACCTCTTCCTGCGCCAGATTATTCT TCAATGTTTTCTCGGCCTATGAACCCAGCCGTCATCCGATGGACTCGCCGTAACGCGGAGACTGGTTAG